One Amorphoplanes digitatis genomic window carries:
- a CDS encoding polyphosphate kinase 2 family protein has protein sequence MTRLEQVDLSARLPKKDALLRLEAAQQRLLRLRLLLGGQLGEHRIGPPLCVLFEGWDASGKGGAIKRLVAPLDPRHVRVSQFAAPTYDEKRHHFLQRFWQVLPGWGGMTVLDRSWYGRVLVERVEGFATEEQWTRAYDEIVEFERTLSAEGMILIKFWMHVSPEEQLRRFQSRATDPLRSWKLTDEDWRNRDRRDDYAAAIEDMLTRTDKKRARWTVVAGDSKPFARVAVVEHVCHTLEAELTRHGHDPHDAD, from the coding sequence ATGACGCGCCTCGAACAGGTCGATCTGTCGGCCCGGCTCCCGAAGAAGGACGCCCTGCTGCGGCTCGAGGCCGCGCAGCAGCGCCTCCTGCGACTCCGGCTGCTGCTGGGCGGCCAGCTCGGCGAGCACCGGATCGGGCCGCCGCTGTGCGTGCTGTTCGAGGGCTGGGACGCCTCCGGCAAGGGCGGCGCCATCAAGCGCCTGGTGGCGCCCCTGGATCCCCGGCATGTGCGGGTCTCCCAGTTCGCGGCGCCGACCTACGACGAGAAACGGCACCACTTCCTTCAGCGGTTCTGGCAGGTGCTGCCCGGCTGGGGCGGCATGACCGTCCTCGACCGCTCCTGGTACGGCCGGGTCCTGGTCGAGCGCGTCGAGGGTTTCGCCACCGAGGAGCAGTGGACCCGCGCCTACGACGAGATCGTCGAGTTCGAGCGCACCCTGAGCGCCGAGGGCATGATCCTCATCAAGTTCTGGATGCACGTCTCCCCCGAGGAGCAGCTGCGCCGCTTCCAGTCCCGGGCTACGGACCCGCTGCGCTCCTGGAAGCTCACCGACGAGGACTGGCGCAACCGCGACCGCCGCGACGACTACGCGGCCGCCATCGAGGACATGCTGACCAGGACGGACAAGAAGCGGGCGCGCTGGACGGTCGTCGCCGGTGACAGCAAGCCCTTCGCCCGGGTCGCCGTCGTCGAGCATGTCTGCCACACCCTCGAGGCCGAGCTCACCCGGCACGGGCACGACCCGCACGACGCCGACTGA
- the tyrS gene encoding tyrosine--tRNA ligase, which produces MQWRGLIQDSTDPEELRKHLDGGSITFYVGFDPTAASLHVGNLMQVVTARRLQLAGHRPLLLVGGATGQIGDPGGKSAERVLNPREVTAGWVLRIRDQLSPFVTYEGANAATLVNNLDWTGELSVIDFLRDVGKHFPINKMLARDVVKNRLETGISYTEFSYQLLQANDFYELHRRHDCSLQFGGSDQWGNITAGVDFVRRRGAGPVHAFTTPLVLKADGTKFGKSEGGATWLDPTMTTPYAFYQFWVNADDRDVSSYLRYFSFKTREEIEELEKATAERPQARLAQRELAWEITALVHGEEEARQAVAASQALFGRGSLDELSADTLRAALSEAGLTEVRGELPTVTVLLQTAGLVKSGGEARRTIAEGGAYLNNERITDPEATVPESALLQGRFLVLRRGKRTFAGVEVAN; this is translated from the coding sequence ATGCAGTGGCGCGGACTGATCCAGGACTCCACCGACCCCGAGGAGCTGCGCAAGCACCTCGACGGCGGCTCGATCACGTTCTACGTGGGGTTCGACCCGACCGCGGCGTCCCTGCACGTCGGCAACCTGATGCAGGTCGTCACCGCCCGCCGCCTCCAGCTGGCCGGGCACCGGCCGCTGCTGCTGGTCGGCGGCGCGACCGGCCAGATCGGCGACCCGGGCGGCAAGTCCGCCGAGCGGGTGCTGAACCCCCGCGAGGTGACCGCCGGCTGGGTGCTGCGCATCCGCGACCAGCTCTCCCCGTTCGTCACCTACGAGGGCGCCAACGCGGCCACGCTCGTCAACAACCTGGACTGGACCGGCGAGCTGTCGGTCATCGACTTCCTCCGCGACGTCGGCAAGCACTTCCCCATCAACAAGATGCTGGCCCGCGACGTCGTCAAGAACCGCCTCGAGACCGGCATCAGCTACACCGAGTTCAGCTACCAGCTCCTGCAGGCCAACGACTTCTACGAGCTGCACCGCCGCCACGACTGCTCGCTCCAGTTCGGCGGCTCGGACCAGTGGGGCAACATCACGGCGGGCGTCGACTTCGTCCGCCGGCGCGGCGCCGGCCCGGTGCACGCGTTCACCACCCCCTTGGTCCTGAAGGCGGACGGCACCAAGTTCGGCAAGAGCGAGGGCGGCGCCACCTGGCTCGACCCGACGATGACCACCCCGTACGCGTTCTACCAGTTCTGGGTCAACGCGGACGACCGGGACGTCTCGAGCTACCTGCGCTACTTCAGCTTCAAGACCCGCGAGGAGATCGAGGAGCTGGAGAAGGCCACCGCCGAACGGCCGCAGGCCCGCCTGGCGCAGCGCGAGCTGGCCTGGGAGATCACCGCCCTGGTGCACGGCGAGGAGGAGGCCCGGCAGGCGGTCGCGGCCAGCCAGGCGCTCTTCGGCCGAGGATCCCTGGACGAACTCTCGGCGGACACGCTGCGGGCCGCACTGTCCGAGGCCGGCCTCACCGAGGTACGCGGTGAGCTCCCGACGGTGACGGTGCTGCTCCAGACCGCCGGGCTGGTCAAGAGCGGCGGCGAGGCGCGCCGGACGATCGCCGAGGGCGGCGCCTACCTGAACAACGAACGCATCACCGACCCGGAGGCCACGGTCCCGGAGTCGGCGCTGCTCCAGGGCCGCTTCCTGGTCCTACGCCGCGGCAAGCGCACCTTCGCCGGCGTCGAAGTGGCCAACTAA
- a CDS encoding Replicase polyprotein 1ab, which yields MAAGQIIDEDSELALHHAIAARRLASRIAVVREAVGLAAYAAGDWTTAIAELRTYHRMTGRQTHLAELADCERALGRPERAIDLFRGAEKEALDKAGAIELLIVAAGARGDLGQHDAAVAMLQVRELTADEDADWAARLRYAYADALLAAGRREESREWFARAAATDQDSLTDAAERLLELDGVTIEGDDPDEDDDLDGDENPAEARADHDEDDDESADEDDEDEDGDDLDGAYLDDDESDDDEDDDDEDDDELVDDVADGKAGDDEFVARGAEDVDEDDEVDEDDEPAGGVTQGGKETGA from the coding sequence GTGGCCGCCGGCCAGATCATCGACGAGGACTCCGAGCTCGCGCTGCACCACGCGATCGCCGCCCGGCGCCTCGCGTCGCGCATCGCGGTGGTGCGGGAGGCCGTCGGGCTCGCCGCGTACGCCGCGGGGGACTGGACCACGGCGATCGCGGAGCTGCGGACGTACCACCGGATGACGGGCCGGCAGACCCACCTGGCCGAGCTTGCCGACTGTGAGCGGGCGCTGGGTCGCCCGGAACGGGCGATCGATCTGTTCCGTGGCGCCGAGAAGGAGGCGCTCGACAAGGCCGGCGCGATCGAGCTGCTGATCGTGGCGGCCGGCGCGCGGGGCGACCTCGGCCAGCACGACGCGGCCGTGGCGATGCTCCAGGTGCGTGAGCTGACCGCCGACGAGGACGCCGACTGGGCGGCCCGGCTGCGTTACGCGTACGCCGACGCGCTGCTCGCCGCTGGCCGGCGTGAGGAATCCCGCGAGTGGTTCGCCCGGGCGGCGGCCACCGACCAGGACAGCCTCACCGACGCGGCCGAGCGGCTGCTCGAGCTCGACGGCGTCACGATCGAGGGCGACGACCCGGACGAGGACGACGACCTGGACGGGGACGAGAACCCGGCCGAGGCCCGCGCGGACCACGACGAGGACGACGACGAGTCCGCGGACGAGGACGACGAGGACGAGGACGGTGACGACCTCGACGGGGCATACCTCGACGACGACGAGTCCGACGACGACGAAGATGACGACGACGAGGACGACGACGAACTGGTCGACGACGTCGCCGACGGCAAGGCCGGTGACGACGAGTTCGTCGCCCGCGGCGCCGAGGACGTCGACGAGGACGACGAGGTCGACGAGGACGACGAACCGGCCGGCGGCGTGACGCAGGGCGGCAAGGAGACCGGAGCGTGA
- a CDS encoding HAD-IIA family hydrolase produces MSLVDGYDLVIFDLDGVVYLIDKPIDGAAEAVERLRAAGTAVAYATNNASRRAADVAALLTGMGVSAAADEVLTSAGAAAAMLAERLPAGAPVLVVGAEALRAEVRDAGLTPVERLDDEPVAVVQGYGPDVGWRILAEASLAVRAGALWMATNTDRTLPSPRGPLPGNGSLLSVLRTALNREPDVIVGKPAPALFETAASQSGSERPLVVGDRLDTDIEGAVGAGMDCLLVLTGVSGPAEVLQAPKQHRPTYVANDVSGLFGSADAARIPAGADELGGWRLASGRLEGSGTPVDALRLLARVYWNGGEARAGSDEARELLTGWGLPA; encoded by the coding sequence GTGAGCCTGGTAGACGGGTACGACCTGGTCATCTTCGACCTCGACGGCGTCGTCTACCTGATCGACAAGCCGATCGACGGCGCGGCCGAGGCGGTCGAGCGGCTGCGCGCGGCCGGCACGGCGGTCGCGTACGCGACGAACAACGCGTCGCGGCGCGCCGCCGACGTCGCCGCCCTGCTGACGGGCATGGGTGTGTCCGCCGCCGCCGACGAGGTGCTGACCTCGGCCGGCGCGGCGGCGGCCATGCTCGCCGAGCGGCTGCCCGCGGGGGCTCCCGTGCTGGTGGTCGGCGCGGAGGCGCTGCGGGCCGAGGTCCGCGACGCCGGCCTCACCCCGGTGGAGCGGCTCGACGACGAGCCGGTGGCCGTCGTGCAGGGCTACGGGCCCGACGTCGGCTGGCGGATCCTCGCCGAGGCGTCGCTGGCCGTACGGGCGGGCGCGCTCTGGATGGCGACCAACACGGACCGGACCCTGCCGAGCCCGCGCGGCCCGCTGCCGGGCAACGGCTCGCTGCTGTCGGTGCTGCGCACGGCGCTGAACCGGGAGCCGGACGTGATCGTCGGCAAGCCGGCGCCGGCGCTGTTCGAGACCGCGGCGTCGCAGTCGGGGTCCGAGCGGCCGCTGGTGGTCGGTGACCGGCTCGACACCGACATCGAGGGTGCCGTCGGCGCCGGCATGGACTGCCTGCTCGTGTTGACCGGCGTGAGCGGGCCGGCGGAGGTGTTGCAGGCTCCGAAGCAGCACCGGCCGACCTATGTGGCGAACGACGTCTCGGGGCTGTTCGGCTCGGCCGACGCCGCCCGGATCCCGGCCGGCGCGGACGAACTCGGCGGCTGGCGGCTGGCCTCGGGAAGGCTCGAAGGATCCGGTACGCCGGTGGACGCGCTGCGGCTGCTCGCCCGCGTGTACTGGAACGGCGGCGAGGCGCGGGCCGGCTCGGACGAGGCGCGCGAACTGCTGACCGGCTGGGGTCTACCCGCCTGA
- a CDS encoding DUF4407 domain-containing protein, producing MAARTHKDRTPPRRGLLIWLSGADPDTLSRSPREKRKFSGLGGIVLTTACMAGLSAGFALHTGVRAPLLASAVIALLWALAIANLDRWLVAAAGRRERWWENLATLVPRILLALVIGAVVSTPLVLWIFQQEIQAQLTVTRQVERNVYEQKLKTDARFAVIPGLQAEVTRLQQVAAGSLIEDLVGKDAAVVRDQAEYDKLDKRYSDARAAAIAEFDGTDGTGQRGGGPAYKTKLKAAAELRDQRDSAKERLDRSKNEALERQKSTSSKEQATAQGDLATKESELARLKSLKQAEEDRYLIDSGNDRGLLAQLEALSQITDSNATLKTAYLTLLLFITAIEILPVLTKFLLNIGPATAYDEILATAEKSDVQAARARIEFEREQERQDLKAQAARQEEIRKETAGRETHVQTEIRKRELDRWRSDELHRLNGGEEPATRRTLRFPGPRRAKADRSGYQDWPADESTTRAAGAETHLALPENEGDGEGTVPRWRFK from the coding sequence GTGGCAGCACGGACACACAAGGACAGGACGCCCCCGCGGCGAGGACTGCTGATCTGGCTCTCCGGCGCCGATCCCGACACGCTGTCGCGCAGTCCCCGGGAGAAACGGAAGTTCTCCGGGCTCGGCGGCATCGTCCTCACCACCGCGTGCATGGCCGGGCTCTCCGCGGGCTTCGCCCTGCACACGGGGGTACGCGCACCGCTGCTTGCCTCCGCCGTCATCGCTCTGCTGTGGGCGCTCGCCATCGCCAACCTGGACCGGTGGCTGGTCGCCGCCGCGGGCCGCCGCGAACGCTGGTGGGAGAACCTGGCCACGCTGGTGCCCCGCATCCTGCTCGCGCTGGTGATCGGTGCGGTGGTCTCGACGCCGCTGGTGCTGTGGATCTTCCAGCAGGAGATCCAGGCCCAGCTGACCGTCACCCGGCAGGTCGAGCGCAACGTCTACGAGCAGAAGCTCAAGACCGACGCCCGCTTCGCGGTGATTCCCGGCCTCCAGGCCGAGGTGACCCGGCTCCAGCAGGTCGCGGCGGGCTCGCTGATCGAGGACCTGGTCGGCAAGGACGCCGCGGTCGTGCGCGACCAGGCCGAGTACGACAAGCTCGACAAGCGGTACTCCGACGCGCGCGCTGCCGCGATCGCCGAGTTCGACGGCACGGACGGCACCGGGCAGCGGGGCGGCGGCCCGGCGTACAAGACGAAGCTGAAGGCCGCGGCGGAGCTGCGTGACCAGCGGGACTCGGCCAAGGAGCGGCTCGACAGGTCGAAGAACGAGGCGCTCGAGCGGCAGAAGTCGACAAGCTCCAAGGAACAGGCGACCGCGCAGGGCGACCTGGCGACCAAGGAGTCCGAGCTGGCGCGGCTCAAGAGCCTGAAGCAGGCCGAGGAGGACCGCTATCTCATCGACAGCGGCAACGACCGCGGCCTGCTCGCCCAGCTCGAGGCGCTGAGCCAGATCACCGACAGCAACGCGACGCTGAAGACGGCGTACCTGACCCTGCTGCTGTTCATCACCGCGATCGAGATCCTGCCGGTGCTTACCAAGTTCCTGCTCAACATCGGGCCGGCGACCGCGTACGACGAGATCCTGGCGACCGCGGAGAAGAGCGACGTGCAGGCGGCGCGGGCCAGGATCGAGTTCGAGCGGGAGCAGGAACGCCAGGACCTCAAGGCGCAGGCGGCGCGGCAGGAGGAGATCCGCAAGGAGACCGCCGGCCGGGAGACGCACGTGCAGACGGAGATCCGCAAGCGGGAGCTGGACCGGTGGCGCAGCGACGAGCTGCACCGGCTGAACGGCGGCGAGGAGCCGGCCACCCGCCGTACGCTGCGGTTCCCGGGTCCGCGGCGGGCCAAGGCGGACCGCTCCGGCTATCAGGACTGGCCGGCCGACGAGTCGACGACCCGCGCGGCGGGTGCGGAGACGCACCTGGCGCTGCCGGAGAACGAGGGCGACGGCGAGGGCACCGTGCCGCGCTGGCGTTTCAAGTAG